CCCATCCAGAGTTGGAGGTATTACAAGCCAAGCTGGAGATGCACTACAAGATGTTCAAATTGAGAGAACTCTTGTTGTCATTATCGGAGTACGATGAAATTTTTCTGGACACCCCACCAGCGTGGAATTTCTTCACTAGATCCGCTTTGATTGCATCAGAGCGTTGTTTGATTCCTTTCGATTGTGACGTTTTCTCGCGTCAGGCACTGTATACCCTGTTGCAACAAGTCTGTGAAATCAGCTCCGATCACAATCCGCAGCTAGAGGTGGACGGGATTGTGGCTAACCAGTTTCAGCCACGAGCCCGATTACCACGCCAATTACTGGAGGAAATGCTGGCTGAAGAACTACCGATTCTAGAGACAAAACTTTTGTCTTCTATCAAGATTCGTGAGTCCCATCAGCACTGCAAGCCACTGGTTTTTATGGATTCACAGCACAAGATGACACTGGAGTTTCGGAACCTGTATCATGAACTGCAATCCAACTGAAAGAAGTCTAGTCTCGCAATTCATTCACTCAACCTGACTACCAAGAGAATATGGCGCTCAAGATTCCGCTTCGCTGGCTACGTGATTTTGTTGATTACATCGTAACCCCTGATCAATTGACAGAAACCCTGACGATTGCAGGCCTGGAGGTTGATGGGACAGACGTGATTGGGGAATTCTGGAATCCCGAAACTCTAATAGTTGCAGAGATTCAGAAAGTGGAACCTCATCCTGATGCGGACTCTCTCTGCCTAGCCACGGTCAATTACGGAAAAGATCAATCCCTGGTGGTGGTGACCGGTGCTCCTAATATTTTTGCAATGATTGGCAATGTCCCAACTCCCTGCCCAAAGATCTCCCTGGCTTTGGTTGGGGCACAGGTAATTGACGCCTACAGTGAAAAATACAAGCTTAAGAAGCTAAAACCTTCGAAAATTCGAGGGATTCCTTCTGAAGGAATGGCTTGTTCTGAAAAGGAACTTGGTCTGAGTGAAGAACATGAGGGAGTCTTGATTCTTCCAGAGGATGCACCTGTTGGTTCTCCTTTGAGTGAATATCTTGGAGAGACAGTTCTGCACTTCGATATCAAGGGAGGTTTCAGTCATCTTCTCTGTGTCCATGGCATTGCCCGCGAGGCTGCTGCGATTTATGGGTTACCTCTCAAGAATGAGTTCATTCACGATCTGCCAGAAGCCAAGAATATTGTAGAAGAATCGGGTTATGTAAATCTGCAGATCAATGACCCAGATCTTTGTGCACGCTATACCGCAATTAGGATCAAGAACGTCAAGATTGGGCCTTCTCCATTTTGGATGCAGCAGCGCTTGAGACAGAGCGGAATGCGCCCCATCAATAACATTGTTGATATTACCAACTATGTGATGTTGGAGCTAGGGCAACCCCTCCACGCCTTTGATTATGAAGCACTAGTCCAACGTAGTAGTGGCACTCCAACTATCTGTGTTCGTCGTGCCCAACCGGGGGAAGTGTTAGTAACTCTCGATGAAATTGAGCGCAAGCTTGACCCAGAAATGTTGTTGATTACCGATGAGCAGGGAGCGATTGCCATCGCAGGTGTAATGGGTGGAGGCAATACCGAAGTATCTGAAGCGACAACCGATATTCTGTTGGAAGCAGCTCATTTTGAGTTTCTGAACAATCGGCGCACCTCCCAAGTACTGAAGCTCAAGACAGAAGCGGCAGAGC
The sequence above is a segment of the SAR324 cluster bacterium genome. Coding sequences within it:
- a CDS encoding ParA family protein, giving the protein HPELEVLQAKLEMHYKMFKLRELLLSLSEYDEIFLDTPPAWNFFTRSALIASERCLIPFDCDVFSRQALYTLLQQVCEISSDHNPQLEVDGIVANQFQPRARLPRQLLEEMLAEELPILETKLLSSIKIRESHQHCKPLVFMDSQHKMTLEFRNLYHELQSN